A window of the Litorilinea aerophila genome harbors these coding sequences:
- a CDS encoding alginate lyase family protein, with translation MTETSQPARGQRARPAFSFRPAQGWEIELHSLPPQAVLDKLDLDRPGLEAVRAAMAQGQDAALTALLDYYRRRYPRQETAPDAPFATPGQNSRWARPAPQQDVDKVIATADNLVNHVFQWGPYPPADYGPEIDWAWDPAGDIEWVAAVYRFYWAQPLATAYAATGDERYARTFVELTTDWIAKHPLEEHRRTHPVYTYWEGFAWLDLQTGIRATQLCNAFRTLVHAQAFTPEFLAIFLASLYDHQVKTAQIPMGKVHNKAVFEQRGFVNVAYTFPEFKEARQWLELGLERTREVYLAQCTGDGVQREWCGGYHLAVLQDAVEIAGRLDAMGIPVPPDYREMIRKNYDYLFGMATPELGFPMFGDTARPRVDWSDRSSWPLYSALLQASEVLGDPKYAALARLERTQLLPPQSFAFREAGMYALRNDWGPEQVYLALHCSPPAISSHDTPDNGTFELFAYGRWLMPDTGFYTYGHDLEARAWHRQTRVHPVLTLDGQDSAVDAAQLLWQSGADLDVVAVQNLSYPGLTHRRTLWFVDKTNPGQSFFVLLDEAIGDAPGQLALHFQFAPGELAVDAITGRVRTLFDDANLLLQTAATVPLSLAVEPGWHAWTYGAREPRNAIRLAAQRASGGSGSVAFLTLLVPYRGNAVPSADLSLPGDLAVGQDQVEVAVTAFGRRWRLGRDLQAHRAWCHRG, from the coding sequence ATGACAGAGACTTCCCAGCCGGCGCGCGGCCAGCGTGCCCGCCCGGCTTTCTCCTTTCGACCCGCCCAGGGCTGGGAGATCGAGCTCCACTCCCTGCCGCCCCAGGCGGTGCTGGACAAACTGGACCTGGATCGCCCCGGCTTGGAGGCCGTCCGGGCCGCGATGGCCCAGGGCCAGGACGCCGCCCTGACGGCGCTGCTGGATTACTACCGGCGGCGCTATCCCCGGCAAGAAACGGCGCCCGATGCGCCCTTTGCCACGCCCGGCCAGAACTCCCGATGGGCGCGCCCCGCTCCCCAGCAGGATGTGGACAAGGTCATCGCCACCGCCGACAACCTGGTGAATCACGTCTTCCAGTGGGGCCCCTACCCGCCGGCGGACTACGGCCCCGAGATCGATTGGGCCTGGGATCCTGCCGGCGACATCGAGTGGGTGGCTGCGGTCTATCGCTTCTACTGGGCTCAGCCCCTGGCCACGGCCTATGCCGCCACGGGCGACGAACGCTACGCCCGCACCTTCGTGGAGCTCACCACCGACTGGATCGCCAAGCATCCCCTGGAGGAGCACCGCCGCACCCACCCCGTCTACACCTACTGGGAAGGCTTCGCCTGGCTGGACCTCCAGACCGGGATTCGGGCCACCCAACTCTGCAACGCCTTCCGCACCCTGGTCCACGCCCAGGCCTTCACCCCCGAATTCCTGGCCATCTTCCTCGCCTCCCTCTACGACCATCAGGTGAAGACGGCCCAGATCCCCATGGGCAAGGTCCACAACAAGGCGGTCTTCGAGCAGCGGGGCTTTGTCAACGTGGCCTACACCTTCCCGGAGTTCAAGGAGGCGCGCCAGTGGCTGGAGCTGGGCCTGGAGCGGACCCGCGAGGTCTACCTGGCCCAGTGCACCGGCGATGGCGTCCAGCGGGAGTGGTGCGGTGGCTATCACCTGGCCGTGCTGCAGGATGCGGTCGAGATCGCCGGGCGCCTGGATGCCATGGGTATCCCCGTGCCCCCGGACTACCGGGAGATGATCCGCAAGAATTACGACTACCTCTTCGGCATGGCCACCCCGGAGCTGGGCTTTCCCATGTTCGGCGACACCGCCCGCCCCCGGGTAGACTGGTCCGACCGGAGCAGTTGGCCCCTGTACAGCGCGCTTCTGCAGGCCAGCGAGGTGCTGGGCGACCCCAAGTACGCCGCGCTGGCCCGGCTGGAGCGCACCCAGTTGCTGCCGCCCCAGAGTTTCGCCTTCCGGGAGGCAGGCATGTATGCCCTGCGCAACGACTGGGGCCCGGAGCAGGTCTACCTGGCCCTCCACTGCTCGCCGCCTGCCATCAGCTCCCACGACACGCCGGACAACGGCACCTTCGAACTCTTTGCCTATGGCCGCTGGCTGATGCCCGACACCGGCTTCTACACCTATGGCCACGACCTGGAGGCCCGGGCCTGGCACCGGCAGACCCGGGTGCATCCCGTCCTCACCCTGGACGGCCAGGACAGCGCCGTGGATGCGGCGCAGCTCCTCTGGCAGAGTGGCGCCGACCTGGACGTAGTCGCCGTGCAAAACCTCTCCTACCCCGGGCTGACCCATCGCCGGACCCTCTGGTTCGTGGACAAGACGAACCCCGGCCAATCTTTCTTCGTGCTGCTAGATGAGGCCATCGGCGACGCGCCGGGGCAGCTGGCCCTCCACTTCCAGTTCGCGCCGGGCGAGCTGGCGGTGGATGCCATCACCGGGCGGGTGCGCACCCTCTTCGACGACGCCAACCTGCTCCTGCAGACGGCTGCCACCGTCCCCCTCTCCCTGGCGGTGGAGCCAGGCTGGCACGCCTGGACCTACGGCGCCCGGGAGCCCCGCAACGCCATCCGGCTGGCCGCGCAGCGAGCATCCGGTGGGAGCGGCTCCGTGGCCTTCCTGACCCTCCTGGTGCCCTATCGGGGCAACGCCGTGCCCTCGGCCGACCTTTCCCTGCCTGGGGACCTGGCCGTGGGCCAGGATCAGGTGGAGGTGGCGGTGACGGCCTTCGGACGGCGCTGGCGGCTGGGCCGGGATCTCCAGGCCCACCGCGCCTGGTGCCACCGTGGGTAG
- a CDS encoding ABC transporter ATP-binding protein, with protein MSEPQALNEKPILEVRHLKKYFPITKGFLRRVVGQVKAVDDVSFTVPEGKTVGLVGESGCGKTTASRCILRAIQPTAGEIIFHDKELGPIDVAKATKEELRHVRLNMQMIFQDPFSSLNPRMTLLEIVGEPLVVNRVARGKEVEERVAELLRRVGLRPEYMRRYPHAFSGGQRQRIGIARALALNPQLIVADEPVSALDVSIQAQTLNLLQDLQEEFHLSYIFIAHDLSVVQHLSDRVVVMYVGKLVEMADNEALFFSPKHPYTEALLASVRQPDPTLRRERIVLEGDVPDPAHPPSGCYFHPRCRYAEARCREEEPALREVEPGHWAACHFAEELELQGAL; from the coding sequence ATGAGCGAGCCACAAGCGTTGAATGAGAAACCCATTCTGGAAGTACGGCACCTGAAAAAATATTTCCCCATCACCAAGGGCTTCCTGCGCCGGGTGGTGGGCCAGGTCAAGGCGGTGGACGACGTCAGTTTCACCGTCCCCGAGGGAAAGACGGTGGGCCTGGTGGGGGAGAGCGGCTGCGGCAAGACCACCGCCAGCCGCTGCATCCTCCGGGCCATCCAGCCCACTGCCGGCGAGATCATCTTCCACGACAAGGAGCTGGGCCCCATCGACGTGGCCAAGGCCACCAAGGAGGAGCTGCGCCACGTCCGCCTCAACATGCAGATGATCTTTCAGGATCCCTTCTCCTCCCTCAACCCCCGCATGACCCTGCTGGAGATCGTGGGGGAGCCCCTGGTGGTGAACCGGGTGGCCCGGGGCAAGGAGGTGGAAGAGCGGGTGGCCGAGCTCCTGCGCCGGGTCGGCCTGCGGCCCGAGTACATGCGACGCTATCCCCACGCCTTCAGCGGCGGCCAGCGCCAGCGCATCGGCATCGCCCGGGCCCTGGCCCTGAACCCTCAGCTCATCGTGGCCGACGAGCCCGTCTCCGCGCTGGATGTCTCCATCCAGGCCCAGACCCTCAACCTGCTCCAGGATCTCCAGGAGGAGTTCCACCTTTCCTACATCTTCATCGCCCACGATCTCAGCGTGGTCCAACACCTGAGCGACAGGGTGGTGGTGATGTACGTGGGCAAGCTGGTGGAGATGGCCGACAACGAGGCCCTCTTCTTCTCGCCCAAGCATCCCTACACCGAGGCGCTGCTGGCTTCCGTGCGCCAGCCAGACCCCACCCTGCGCCGGGAACGCATCGTGCTGGAGGGAGATGTGCCTGACCCGGCCCACCCGCCCAGCGGCTGCTACTTCCACCCCCGCTGTCGCTACGCCGAGGCCCGCTGCCGGGAAGAAGAGCCAGCCCTGCGGGAGGTGGAGCCTGGCCACTGGGCCGCATGTCACTTCGCCGAGGAGCTGGAGCTCCAGGGCGCGCTGTGA
- a CDS encoding ABC transporter ATP-binding protein translates to MAPDERLLEVNNLKTYFFLDEGIVRAVDGVSFTIRPGQTLGVVGESGCGKSITGRSILRIVDRPGRIVEGQILFHRRPEPGDASQQEEVLDLVQLDENGSTMRAIRGGDISMVFQEPMTSFSPVLTIGNQIMEGILIHLPVDKKEAREIAIDMLQRCGLPRPHQVIDSYPWELSGGMRQRAMIARALVCRPSLLIADEPTTALDVTTETQILQLMQDLQEELGMAIMFITHDLGVIAEMAQEVIVMYLGQVVERASVLDLFQRPKHPYTQALLQSIPRIDRNRKKRLNAIRGMVPSPFNVPPGCPFHTRCPQAIPGICNRVTPRTVDVGDGHLVNCVLYDETIAHHERATSVE, encoded by the coding sequence ATGGCACCTGACGAACGACTGTTGGAAGTCAACAATCTCAAGACCTATTTCTTCCTGGACGAAGGCATCGTCCGGGCGGTAGACGGGGTGAGCTTCACCATCCGCCCAGGCCAGACCCTGGGCGTGGTGGGAGAGAGCGGCTGCGGCAAGAGCATCACCGGCCGCTCCATCCTGCGCATCGTGGACCGGCCGGGCCGGATCGTGGAGGGACAGATCCTCTTCCATCGTCGGCCGGAACCGGGCGATGCCAGCCAGCAGGAAGAGGTGCTCGACCTGGTGCAGTTGGACGAAAATGGCTCCACCATGCGGGCCATCCGCGGGGGGGACATCTCCATGGTCTTCCAGGAGCCCATGACCTCCTTCTCACCGGTGCTGACCATCGGCAACCAGATCATGGAGGGGATCCTGATCCACCTGCCTGTGGACAAGAAGGAAGCCCGGGAGATTGCCATCGACATGCTCCAACGCTGCGGCCTCCCCCGTCCCCACCAGGTCATCGACAGCTACCCCTGGGAGCTCTCCGGCGGCATGCGCCAGCGGGCCATGATCGCCCGGGCCCTGGTCTGCCGGCCCAGCCTCCTCATCGCCGATGAGCCCACCACCGCGCTGGACGTCACCACCGAGACCCAGATCCTGCAGTTGATGCAGGATCTCCAGGAAGAGCTGGGCATGGCTATCATGTTCATCACCCACGACCTGGGCGTCATCGCCGAGATGGCCCAGGAGGTGATCGTCATGTACCTGGGTCAGGTGGTGGAGCGGGCCAGCGTGCTGGATCTCTTCCAGCGGCCCAAACACCCCTACACCCAGGCGCTGCTCCAGTCCATCCCCCGCATCGACCGGAACCGCAAGAAGCGCCTGAACGCCATCCGGGGCATGGTCCCTTCGCCCTTCAACGTCCCACCCGGCTGTCCCTTCCACACCCGCTGCCCCCAGGCGATCCCCGGCATTTGTAACCGGGTGACGCCCAGGACGGTGGATGTGGGTGACGGCCATCTGGTCAACTGTGTCCTCTACGACGAAACGATTGCACACCATGAGCGAGCCACAAGCGTTGAATGA
- a CDS encoding ABC transporter permease, giving the protein MTVERAQDVDQTLVPPVEESGEILLPGFKEEGEEIYVASQWRLMWWRFRKHRMAVLSLVVLGLLYFGAAFCEFVATNDPREVYQNLTYAPPRKIHFVDENGFSWRPFVYGYKATRDMETFKLVYEEDRERKYYLHFFVEGDEYKLFGLFPGNIHLFGLKDADEPLYLLGGDRLGRDLFSRIIYGSRISLTVGLVGVFLSMILGTLIGGISGYYGGTIDVIVQRVIELLISIPSIPLWMGFSAALPADWSPVKTYFGITIILSIIGWSGLARVVRGKFIALREEEFVVAARLINASEMRIIVRHLVPSFASHLIASLTLSIPGMILGETSLSFLGLGLQPPVISWGVLLQEAQNFQTVANAAWLLLPGFFVVIAVLAFNFVGDGLRDAADPYA; this is encoded by the coding sequence ATGACCGTTGAACGTGCCCAAGATGTGGACCAGACCCTGGTCCCGCCGGTGGAAGAGAGCGGCGAAATCCTCCTGCCGGGCTTCAAGGAAGAAGGCGAGGAGATCTATGTGGCGTCCCAGTGGCGGCTCATGTGGTGGCGCTTCCGCAAACATCGGATGGCGGTCCTCAGCCTGGTGGTGTTGGGCCTGCTCTACTTTGGCGCTGCCTTCTGCGAATTTGTCGCCACCAACGACCCCCGGGAGGTGTACCAAAACCTGACCTATGCACCCCCCCGCAAGATCCACTTTGTGGACGAGAATGGTTTTTCCTGGCGCCCCTTTGTGTACGGTTACAAAGCCACCCGGGACATGGAGACCTTTAAGCTGGTCTACGAAGAAGACCGGGAACGCAAATACTACCTCCACTTTTTTGTGGAGGGCGATGAATACAAGCTCTTCGGGCTTTTTCCGGGCAACATCCACCTCTTCGGCCTGAAGGACGCAGACGAGCCCCTCTACCTCTTGGGGGGCGACCGCCTGGGCCGGGACCTCTTCTCCCGCATCATCTACGGCTCCCGCATTTCCCTGACCGTGGGGCTGGTGGGGGTCTTTCTGAGCATGATCCTGGGGACCCTGATCGGCGGCATTTCCGGCTACTACGGCGGCACCATCGACGTCATCGTCCAGCGGGTCATCGAACTGCTCATCTCCATCCCCTCCATCCCCCTGTGGATGGGCTTCAGCGCCGCGCTGCCGGCCGACTGGTCGCCGGTGAAGACCTACTTCGGCATCACCATCATCCTCTCCATCATCGGCTGGAGCGGCCTGGCCCGGGTGGTGCGGGGTAAGTTCATCGCCCTGCGGGAAGAGGAATTCGTGGTGGCAGCCCGGCTCATCAACGCCAGCGAAATGCGCATCATCGTGCGCCACCTGGTCCCGTCCTTTGCCAGCCACCTGATCGCCTCCCTCACCCTCTCCATCCCCGGCATGATCCTGGGCGAGACCAGCCTCAGCTTCCTGGGGCTGGGACTGCAGCCGCCGGTGATCAGTTGGGGGGTGCTGCTGCAGGAGGCCCAGAACTTCCAGACGGTGGCCAACGCCGCCTGGCTGCTCCTGCCCGGCTTCTTCGTGGTGATCGCGGTGCTGGCCTTCAACTTCGTGGGCGACGGCCTGCGGGACGCCGCCGATCCGTATGCGTAA
- a CDS encoding ABC transporter permease: MIAYTIRRILYIIPTLLIISMISFAIIELPPGDYLTAYMANLSAQGTEASQDQIAAMRQLYGLDQPIYIRYVKWLWRLLHGDMGISFEWNRPVSDLIWERLALTFAVSLFTVLFIWVTALPIGIYSAVKQYSPGDYIFTAISFIGLGIPNFMIALVLLWLAFDYWGVALTGLFSREFVDAPWSWAKFVDMLKHMWVPIIVLGTGGTAGLVRTMRANLLDELRKPYVVAARANGVSELKLLFKYPVRIAINPFISTIGWILPQLVSGATIVSVVLSLPTTGPLLLNALLNQDMYLAGSFIMMLSVLTVIGTLLSDLLLAVVDPRIRFERENA; encoded by the coding sequence ATGATAGCGTACACTATTCGGCGAATCCTGTACATCATTCCAACCCTGCTGATCATCTCCATGATCAGCTTCGCCATCATCGAGCTGCCACCGGGAGACTACCTGACGGCGTACATGGCGAACCTGTCGGCCCAGGGGACTGAGGCCAGCCAGGACCAGATCGCAGCCATGCGGCAGCTCTACGGGCTGGATCAGCCCATCTACATCCGCTATGTGAAGTGGCTGTGGCGCCTGCTCCATGGCGACATGGGCATCTCCTTCGAGTGGAACCGGCCTGTTTCAGACCTGATCTGGGAGCGCCTGGCCCTGACCTTTGCCGTTTCCCTGTTCACGGTGCTTTTCATCTGGGTCACGGCCCTGCCCATTGGCATCTATTCGGCGGTGAAGCAGTATTCACCGGGCGACTACATTTTTACGGCCATCTCCTTCATCGGCCTGGGGATTCCCAACTTCATGATTGCCCTGGTGTTGCTCTGGCTGGCCTTCGACTATTGGGGCGTGGCCCTGACGGGCCTCTTTTCCCGGGAATTCGTGGATGCCCCCTGGAGCTGGGCCAAGTTTGTAGACATGTTGAAGCACATGTGGGTGCCCATCATCGTCCTGGGGACCGGCGGCACGGCAGGGCTGGTGCGCACCATGCGGGCCAACTTGCTGGACGAACTGCGCAAACCCTACGTGGTCGCTGCCCGGGCCAACGGCGTCTCAGAGCTGAAGCTGCTTTTTAAATATCCCGTGCGCATCGCCATCAACCCCTTCATCAGCACCATCGGCTGGATTCTGCCCCAACTGGTCTCCGGCGCAACCATCGTCTCGGTGGTGCTGAGCCTGCCCACCACCGGCCCGCTGCTCCTCAACGCCCTGCTCAACCAGGACATGTACCTGGCCGGCAGCTTCATCATGATGCTCAGCGTGCTGACGGTGATCGGCACCCTGCTTTCGGATCTGTTGCTGGCCGTGGTGGACCCGCGCATCCGCTTTGAACGGGAAAATGCCTGA